The region ACACTGAAAGTGGCCGACGCGGCCGAATCCAAACTGATGCTGCTCGAAGCGCTCGACAACAAGCCGGGCGTCGCGCGTGAAATCGTCACGCTGAACGCGGGCACGGCCCTCTATTCGGCGAACGTGGCGGCGTCGATTGCAGACGGCATCCAGTTGGCGCGCGAAGCGATCGCGAGCGGCAAGGCTCGCGCGAAGGTCGACGAACTGATCCGCTTCACCCAGCAATTCAAGCAGTAACTACGTAGCGAGATACTCATGAGCGACATCCTCGACCGCATCATCGCGGTCAAACGCGAAGAAGTGCGCGCGGCCGAACAGAGCGCGCCGCTCGAAGCACTGCGCCTCGAAGCTTCGTCGCGCGACATCCGCGATTTCGTCGGCGCCTTGCGCGCGAAACACGCGGCAGGTCTGGCCGCTGTCATTTCCGAAGTGAAGAAAGCGAGCCCGTCGAAAGGCGTGCTGCGCGAAAACTTCGTGCCGGCCGAGATTGCCCGTTCGTATGAAAAGCACGGTGCAGCCTGCTTGTCCGTCCTCACCGACGTGCAGTTCTTCCAGGGCAGCGTGGCGTATCTGCAGGAAGCGCGCGCCGCCTGCAGTCTGCCGGTGCTGCGCAAAGACTTCATCGTCGATCCGTACCAGATCGTCGAAGCCCGCGCGATGGGTGCAGACGCGATTCTGCTGATTGCCGCCGCTTTGGAAACCTCGCAGATGCAGGACCTGGAAGCGCTCGCGCATTCGCTGGGGCTCGCGGTGCTGGTCGAGGTGCACGACAGCAAAGAGCTGACGGAAGCGCTCACGCTGAAGACGCCCCTGATCGGTATCAACAACCGCAATCTGCGCACCTTCGAAACGTCGATCGAGACGACCATCGGCATGCTCGACTCGATTCCTGACGACCGTATCGTCGTTACGGAGTCGGGCATTCTGTCGCGTCAGGATGTCGAGCGTCTGCGGGCGATGGACGTGCATACGTTCCTCGTCGGCGAGGCATTCATGCGCGCAGAAGAGCCGGGCGTGGAACTTGCGCGGATGTTTTTCTAAACGCAGGTTCAACACGCAGGCTACGTAGCGGAGCAAGTCATGGGCATGGAACGTGAAATCAAGCTGACACTGCCGGTGAGCCAGGTGAGCGCGGCGACGCAGTGGTTCGTCGCGCGCACCGGCGACGAGGGCCGCCCGATCGAGTTGGCGAATATCTACTTCGACACGCCGAAACTGGCGCTGGCTAATTCGAAAAGCGCGCTGCGTCTGCGGCATACGCCGGACGGCTGGCTGCAAACCTTTAAGACAGTGGGCAACGCCAAGGATGGTCTGCACAGCCGGCACGAATGGGAAATGGCGGTGGCAGGCGAAAAACTCGAAATCGACGCACTGCTGCACGCATGCGACGAACCTGCTGCCGCTGAGGCCTTGCGCCAGGCGGCGCCGGAGTTGATCGAACTGTTCCGCACGAACTTCACGCGCACGCTGTGGAATGTCGAACTGGAAGGCTCGGAAGTCGAAGCCGCGATCGACCAGGGCGACGTTATTGCTGAGGTGAACGGCGAGGCGCGCCGCGCTCCGATTTCCGAAGTCGAACTTGAACTGAAAACCGGCGACGAAACGGCGCTTAATGTGCTGGCGAAAGAACTCGGCAAGCAGGTAGATGGGCTGGCTCCAGACAATATGAGCAAAGCTCAGCGCGGCTATCAATTGCGGGCGGGTTAGACCCTCGGCGTCTGCGACGCGTGGGTTTGTGTCGCTACGTTTGTTTCCGCATTTCTGTTCGCAATACAGCCAGCCCCGCCGCCGGTCGCACGCCAGCACAATGCGCGGTCTTGCGCCGCACAAACTTGAGCTAGTCGGCGTTTGCTGCGACACTTCCCCGCCATGACCTCAGCTTCCCGCACCCGCTCCAATCCGTCGCAAGCCTCGTTGTTCGGCGACGCGTCTGCCACGCCGGCCGTCGCAACAGCGCAGCCCCAGCAGACACCCGCAGCCGCCGGCGCACCACCGCCGACGCTCGAAGCCCAATTCGCCGCCCTGCCCCCGGCCTGGCGCGCACACCTTACGCCGTTCATCGAAAGCGACGCCTACGCGCCGCTGTGCCGTTTCGTCGACGGTGAGCGGGCGGCCGGCAAAACCGTCTATCCTGCCGACGTCTTCCGGGCTCTGCGCCTCACCAGTCCGGACGAAGTCAAAGTCGTGATCCTCGGCCAGGACCCGTATCACGGCGAAGACCGCGGCACGCCGCAAGCACACGGCCTGGCGTTTTCAGTGGCGCCGAACGTGCGCACGCCGCCGTCGCTGCGCAACATCTTCAAGGAAATCGCCGCGAGCCTCGGCCACGAGCCGCCGCGTCATGGCTGCCTCGACACATGGGCCCGACAGGGCGTGCTGCTGTTGAACACCGTGCTAACCGTCGAGCGCGATTCGGCCGCGAGTCACGCGAAACGCGGCTGGGAGAAATGCACCGACACGCTGATCCACGAACTGGCCATGCGCCACGACGGCCTCGTATTCATGCTGTGGGGCGCCCATGCGCAAGCCAAGCGCGCGCTGCTCGGCGGCAAGTCGCATTATGTGCTGGAGGCGCCGCACCCGTCGCCGCTGTCGGCGCATCGCGGCTTTCTCGGCTGTGGGCACTTTGCGTCGGCTAACGAATATCTCGTGAAGCACGGCCGTACGCCGATCGATTGGCGCTTGCCCGACGAAGCGCAGATGCTGGCGTAAGGCTAATCGCGCGAGACACGCCGACGCCGGGCAGCAACTGTAAACCGGGGGCCAAGGACCGCTAGTCCAGGATCACAGCCGCAAAAGCAAAACGCCACGGAACTCATATCCCGTGGCGTTTTTTCATCCCACCGCGCCGCGATCACGCGGCGCGAGATAAACCTCAAACTTTACGCAGCAGCGATCGCTTCACGCGCGCTAGCCAGCGCTGCATCTGCAGCGTCCGGGCCCATGTTCAGGCCTTCGGCGTAGATGAAGTTCACGTCGGTCATGCCGAGGAAGCCCAGGAAGCTCTTCAGATACGGCGTTTGGCTGTCGTTCGGGGTGCCTGCATACTTGCCGCCACGAGCCGAAACGACGAACACCTTCTTGCCCTTCACAAGACCTTCCGGACCATTCGCCGTGTACTGGAACGTGATACCGGCGCGTGCGATGAAGTCGAAGTACGTCTTCAGTTGCGACGAGATGCCGAAGTTGTACATCGGGGCGCCGATCACGACGACGTCGGCGGCTTGCAGTTCGGCGATCAGTGCTTCGCTGCGCGCAGACATCGCGGCTTGTTCC is a window of Paraburkholderia phytofirmans OLGA172 DNA encoding:
- the trpC gene encoding indole-3-glycerol phosphate synthase TrpC, which produces MSDILDRIIAVKREEVRAAEQSAPLEALRLEASSRDIRDFVGALRAKHAAGLAAVISEVKKASPSKGVLRENFVPAEIARSYEKHGAACLSVLTDVQFFQGSVAYLQEARAACSLPVLRKDFIVDPYQIVEARAMGADAILLIAAALETSQMQDLEALAHSLGLAVLVEVHDSKELTEALTLKTPLIGINNRNLRTFETSIETTIGMLDSIPDDRIVVTESGILSRQDVERLRAMDVHTFLVGEAFMRAEEPGVELARMFF
- a CDS encoding CYTH domain-containing protein; amino-acid sequence: MGMEREIKLTLPVSQVSAATQWFVARTGDEGRPIELANIYFDTPKLALANSKSALRLRHTPDGWLQTFKTVGNAKDGLHSRHEWEMAVAGEKLEIDALLHACDEPAAAEALRQAAPELIELFRTNFTRTLWNVELEGSEVEAAIDQGDVIAEVNGEARRAPISEVELELKTGDETALNVLAKELGKQVDGLAPDNMSKAQRGYQLRAG
- a CDS encoding uracil-DNA glycosylase; this translates as MTSASRTRSNPSQASLFGDASATPAVATAQPQQTPAAAGAPPPTLEAQFAALPPAWRAHLTPFIESDAYAPLCRFVDGERAAGKTVYPADVFRALRLTSPDEVKVVILGQDPYHGEDRGTPQAHGLAFSVAPNVRTPPSLRNIFKEIAASLGHEPPRHGCLDTWARQGVLLLNTVLTVERDSAASHAKRGWEKCTDTLIHELAMRHDGLVFMLWGAHAQAKRALLGGKSHYVLEAPHPSPLSAHRGFLGCGHFASANEYLVKHGRTPIDWRLPDEAQMLA
- a CDS encoding FMN-dependent NADH-azoreductase — protein: MTTILQINSAARSQGANSTLLVNELTAKLQQSNPGAQVVVRNLQAEPLPHLDDAVLGAFFTPADQRTPEQAAMSARSEALIAELQAADVVVIGAPMYNFGISSQLKTYFDFIARAGITFQYTANGPEGLVKGKKVFVVSARGGKYAGTPNDSQTPYLKSFLGFLGMTDVNFIYAEGLNMGPDAADAALASAREAIAAA